The Apium graveolens cultivar Ventura unplaced genomic scaffold, ASM990537v1 ctg9213, whole genome shotgun sequence genome contains a region encoding:
- the LOC141705674 gene encoding F-box/kelch-repeat protein At3g23880-like, giving the protein MHWLVTPNLQLKDVPQRFPYIISLDVIRDTFREVMLPNCGEAIMTWSVGTFCENLCVLSKMSLDARVELWVMRDCGDQDSWIKLFTIPHMDRLNRSLYVTPTPICTSVNGDIMLLVDSTIVLYDTKDNTFRDLLNNRSCLSSKVYTYVESLVSPSL; this is encoded by the coding sequence ATGCACTGGCTTGTCACTCCCAATCTGCAGCTTAAAGACGTCCCACAAAGGTTTCCTTATATTATTTCTCTTGATGTAATAAGGGATACATTTCGAGAAGTTATGCTGCCAAACTGTGGAGAAGCTATAATGACATGGAGTGTGGGCACTTTCTGTGAAAACCTTTGTGTGCTCAGCAAGATGTCCCTTGATGCCCGTGTCGAGTTATGGGTAATGAGAGATTGTGGTGATCAAGATTCATGGATAAAATTGTTCACCATCCCACATATGGATAGGCTAAATCGCAGCCTTTATGTTACACCTACACCTATCTGCACTTCTGTAAATGGTGATATTATGCTTCTTGTGGATTCAACCATAGTACTCTACGACACAAAGGATAACACATTCAGGGATCTGCTAAACAACAGAAGTTGTCTGAGTTCAAAAGTGTATACCTATGTTGAGAGTTTAGTTTCACCCAGCTTGTAA